The following are encoded together in the Lactuca sativa cultivar Salinas chromosome 1, Lsat_Salinas_v11, whole genome shotgun sequence genome:
- the LOC111881848 gene encoding uncharacterized protein LOC111881848, with translation MTSIQTNQETMQKNCEAPTSGLQTNGHPPPQQYTGSPTEGFIEPQNDVYTELLDSSIESNKKPAYLSSWSLHPDIKKAQMCHLNSIEGQFYPFLVNNRVQYAPFTMFPQGYPCDYNQHQEFHYFVVIDFEATCDKERNPHPQEIIEFPSVIVSSVTGQLEACFQTYVRPTCNQLLSDFCKDLTGIQQIQVDRGVTLSEALLRHDKWLEKKGIKNANFAVVTWSNWDCRVMLESECRFKKIRKPPYFNRWINLKVPFCEVFGGAKCNLKEAVQLAGLSWQGRAHCGLDDAKNTARLLAVMMHKGFKFSITNSLMCQATDHHPFIWKQPPPGHHHHHPFPPFHHHHPPHKPKDIHFLPIFHHPCCYCGVKSSKGMVRKPGPKQGSCFFGCGNWTSARGARCQFFEWA, from the exons ATGACTTCAATACAAACCAATCAAG AAACAATGCAAAAGAACTGTGAGGCTCCGACATCGGGCCTCCAGACCAATGGACACCCGCCACCTCAGCAATACACAGGGAGTCCTACAGAAGGGTTTATAGAACCCCAAAATGATGTCTATACCGAATTACTCGATTCTTCAATTGAATCCAACAAAAAGCCTGCATATCTCAGTTCATGGTCTTTGCATCCAGATATTAAAAAAGCACAAATGTGCCACTTAAATAGTATTGAAGgacaattttaccctttcttGGTGAACAATCGGGTTCAATATGCTCCATTTACCATGTTCCCACAAGGGTACCCTTGTGATTATAATCAGCATCAAGAGTTTCATTATTTTGTGGTGATTGATTTTGAAGCTACTTGTGATAAAGAAAGAAACCCTCATCCTCAAGAGATTATCGAGTTTCCTTCAGTTATTGTTAGTAGTGTCACTGGTCAACTTGAAGCTTGTTTTCAAACATATGTTCGCCCTACATGTAATCAGCTTTTAAGTGATTTTTGCAAGGATTTGACTGGAATTCAGCAAATTCAG GTGGACAGAGGAGTTACTCTTAGTGAAGCTCTTCTTAGGCATGACAAATGGCTTGAGAAGAAGGGAATCAAGAATGCCAACTTTGCTGTTGTTACTTGGTCAAACTGGGATTGTAGAGTCATGTTGGAATCAGAATGCAGATTCAAGAAAATTCGTAAACCTCCTTATTTTAATAG GTGGATCAACTTAAAAGTCCCATTCTGCGAGGTGTTTGGTGGTGCAAAATGCAATCTAAAGGAAGCAGTCCAGCTGGCGGGTCTGTCATGGCAAGGGCGGGCCCACTGCGGTCTAGACGACGCCAAAAACACCGCCCGCCTACTCGCTGTCATGATGCACAAAGGCTTCAAATTCTCCATCACCAATTCCCTAATGTGCCAAGCCACCGACCACCACCCTTTCATCTGGAAACAACCGCCGCCcggccaccaccaccatcacccctTCCCGcccttccaccaccaccacccgccacacAAACCAAAAGACATCCATTTCCTTCCCATCTTCCACCACCCTTGCTGTTACTGTGGGGtgaaaagcagcaaaggaatggTCAGAAAACCAGGGCCCAAACAGGGAAGTTGCTTTTTCGGGTGCGGGAATTGGACTTCTGCCCGGGGTGCCAGGTGTCAGTTCTTTGAATGGGCTTAG